A genomic window from Pungitius pungitius chromosome 12, fPunPun2.1, whole genome shotgun sequence includes:
- the spag9a gene encoding sperm associated antigen 9a isoform X4, translating to MELEDGVVYQDDPGTSAMMSERVSGLANSIYREFERLIGKYDEDVVKELMPLVVAVLENLDSVFAENQEHEVELELLKEDNEQLITQYEREKALRKHAEEKFIEFEDTHEQDKKDLQNHVDRKESHSRQLELKIKNYADQIGRLEERELELKKEYNSLHQRHSEMIHNYMEHVERIKLQQISETSESSAVARVRRERPLSLGIFPSPGGASPLIPDLLARAETPGTEGWRFIEPARSNTSFKLDFVNPPKAKEGKGAQDSTWGNSLADDCKDELSVLTGSKSPPPISCTASDGSSKGPEEQAAPGGGSASEGLPDNEKSSDVQDIIETTPELDMDVIGYKPCSTPTKGIENMAFDRNTESLFEELSSAGNDIIGDVDDGADLLDLSLIGMGREVENLIQENSQLLETKNALNVVNKDLILKVDELTCEKEMLEGEMEAVLQAKSKLEDKNKEMEEELKKVRLEMEEAKHKTKEEEDSDVPTAQRKRFTRVEMARVLMERNQYKERLMELQEAVRWTEMIRASRENPTLTEKKKSSIWQFFSRLFSSSSSSPTMKKVESQSSMKYNAPGSMVKRSSTFSQFPTEKSKTFDFLNEEKDQCSSPSRKEQKRAQYRQVKAHMQKEDGRVTAHGWSLPSKYKVANGGQVENKMNLPVPVYLRPLDQKDASMKLWCAAGVNLCGGKTLPELMKQLKGSQSSLDQLEQESKDQEKGEQEKEVILQDEVSSKVWVCTSTHSSTKVMVLDAIQPSDLLDSFYACNTHIVCIASVPGVLETDYSAGEEAPQDPEAGQGDRVSLAGSVGSAGSDGAAATEGTTAVPQTAIAGVTDQPAEHSGISSSVELSRETSPAEGSVPTAEEATEANAGVGDEGEEEQGADPNQPGIYTEHVFTDPLGAGPTDPPLARAQRGCGYDGETSFPENPDPSDGEVLRMSSALPTMWLGAQNGCLYVHSSVARWRKCLHAIKLKDAILSIVHVKGRVLVALADGTLAIFHRGTDGQWDLTNYHLLDLGRPHHSIRCMAVVHDKVWCGYRNKIYVIQPKAMRIEKSFDAHPRKESQVRQLAWVGDGIWVSIRLDSTLRLFHAHTYQHLQDVDIEPYVSKMLGTGKLGFSFVRITALVVSCSRLWVGTGNGVIISIPLSEANQTTGTAAGRPGSAVRVYGDDGSDGATQGGFVPYCSMAHAQLCFHGHRDAVKFFVTVPGQAMPPPGDSGSDDPPSESSDAATSEPRTCLVMSGGEGYIDFRMGDEGGELDALSEPAASQQSPPTKAEQSHLIVWQVTASRD from the exons ATGGAGCTGGAAGACGGAGTCGTGTACCAGGACGACCCGGGGACATCGGCGATGATGTCTGAGCGGGTGTCGGGCCTGGCCAACTCCATCTACCGCGAGTTCGAGAGGCTCATCGGCAAATACGACGAGGACGTGGTGAAGGAGCTGATGCCGCTGGTCGTGGCGGTGCTGGAGAACCTGGACTCGGTGTTCGCGGAGAACCAGGAGCACgaagtggagctggagctgctgaaggaggacAACGAGCAGCTCATCACCCAGTACGAGCGCGAGAAGGCGCTGAGGAAGCACGCGGAAGAG AAGTTCATCGAGTTCGAGGACACACACGAGCAGGATAAGAAGGACCTGCAGAACCATGTGGACCGAAAGGAGTCCCATTCACGGCAACTGGAACTCAAGATCAAGAACTACGCCGACCAGA TTGGCAGGTTAGAAGAACGTGAATTGGAGCTCAAGAAAGAATACAACTCACTCCACCAGCGACACTCCGAG ATGATCCATAACTACATGGAGCACGTGGAGAGGATCAAATTGCAGCAGATAAGTGAGACTTCGGAGTCGAGCGCAGTCGCCCGAGTCAG GAGAGAGCGGCCCCTGTCTCTGGGGATCTTCCCGTCCCCCGGTGGAGCGTCTCCGCTCATCCCCGACTTGCTGGCCAGGGCGGAGACCCCGGGCACGGAGGGCTGGAGGTTCATTGAGCCGGCGCGCTCCAACACCAGCTTCAAG TTGGACTTTGTCAACCCCCCCAAGGCAAAGGAGGGTAAGGGTGCGCAGGACTCTACTTGGGGGAATTCACTGGCAGATGACTGCAAG GACGAGCTGTCGGTCCTCACCGGCTCCAAGTCGCCCCCCCCCATTTCCTGCACGGCCTCCGACGGGAGCAGCAAGGGCCCGGAGGAGCAGGCTGCACCGGGGGGCGGGTCCGCGTCAGAGG GTTTGCCTGACAATGAGAAGAGCTCAGATGTGCAGGACATCATTGAGACGACCCCCGAGCTGGACATGGATGTCATTGGATACAAACCCTGCAG CACTCCTACCAAAGGGATCGAGAACATGGCGTTTGACCGAAACACAGAATCTCTGTTTGAAGAGCTGTCCTCTGCAGGCAATGACATCATAGGGGACGTGGATGACGGGGCCGACCTGCTGG ACCTTAGTTTGATTG GAATGGGCCGGGAGGTTGAAAATCTCATTCAGGAGAATTCTCAGCTGCTTGAGACAAA GAATGCCCTGAACGTGGTGAACAAAGACCTGATATTGAAGGTGGACGAGTTGACCTGCGAGAAGGAGATgttggagggagagatggaggctgTGCTGCAGGCCAAGAGCAAGCTGGAGGACAAGaataaagagatggaggaggagctcaaAAA GGTTCGACTGGAGATGGAGGAAGCGAAACACAAAActaaagaggaagaagac AGCGATGTTCCCACGGCACAGAGGAAGCGCTTCACCCGAGTGGAGATGGCCCGCGTGCTGATGGAAAGGAACCAGTACAAAGAGCGACTGATGGAGCTGCAGGAAGCAGTGCGGTGGACGGAGATGATCAG GGCCTCGAGAGAAAATCCAACactcacagagaaaaagaaatccagcATCTGGCAGTT CTTCAGCAGACTGTTTAGCTCTTCCTCCAGTTCGCCCACTATGAAGAAGGTGGAGTCCCAGTCCAGCATGAAATACAACGCACCGGGCAGCAtggtgaagaggagcagcactTTCTCCCAGTTCCCTACAGAGAAGTCAAAGACTTTTGACTTCCTCAATGAAGA AAAGGACCAGTGCAGCTCGCCGTCGCGCAAAGAGCAGAAGAGAGCCCAGTACCGGCAGGTCAAGGCCCACATGCAGAAGGAGGATGGACGAGTCACGGCACACGGCTGGAGCCTGCCCAGCAAATACAAG GTGGCAAATGGTGGACAAGTGGAGAACAAAATGAACTTACCTGTACCAGTATACCTGAGACCTCTGGATCAGAAAGATGCTTCTATGAAG CTGTGGTGTGCTGCAGGGGTCAACCTCTGTGGGGGAAAGACATTACCAGAGCTCATGAAGCAGTTAAAGGGCTCTCAGAGTAGTCTGGACCAGTTGGAACAGGAGAGCAAG GACCAGGAGAAaggggagcaggagaaggaagtGATCCTTCAGGATGAGGTGTCCAGTAAGGTGTGGGTGTGCACCAGCACCCACTCCTCCACCAAGGTCATGGTGTTGGACGCCATTCAGCCCTCCGACTTACTCGACAGCTTCTACGCCTGCAACACCCACATCGTCTGCATTGCCAGCGTGCCGG GTGTCCTGGAGACGGATTATTCGGCAGGCGAAGAGGCACCTCAAGACCCGGAAGCCGGCCAAGGGGACAGAGTCTCACTGGCCGGCAGCGTGGGCTCAGCGGGCAGCGACGGCGCCGCGGCGACGGAGGGGACCACCGCCGTTCCCCAGACGGCCATCGCAGGTGTCACCGATCAGCCGGCTGAGCACAGTGGCATCTCCAGCTCAG TGGAGCTGTCCAGAGAGACCAGTCCAGCGGAGGGCAGCGTTCCGACGGCGGAGGAGGCCACGGAGGCTAACGCTGGCGTGGGcgacgagggagaggaggagcagggagcgGATCCCAACCAGCCGGGAATCTACACGGAGCATGTGTTCACCGACCCACTGGGGGCGGGGCCCACGGACCCCCCCTTGGCCCGCGCACAGAG GGGCTGCGGATATGATGGCGAGACTTCCTTTCCAGAAAACCCAGACCCTTCAGATGGGGAAGTCCTCAGGATGAGCAGCGCACTTCCCACCATGTGGCTGGGGGCTCAGAATGGATG TCTTTATGTGCACTCATCCGTGGCTCGATGGAGGAAGTGTCTTCATGCCATCAAGCTGAAAGACGCCATCCTCAGCATCGT GCACGTTAAAGGGAGAGTCCTGGTAGCTTTGGCCGATGGGACGTTAGCGATATTTCACAGAGGCACCG ACGGTCAGTGGGATTTAACCAACTACCACCTGTTGGATCTGGGTCGGCCTCACCACTCCATCCGCTGTATGGCCGTGGTCCATGACAAGGTGTGGTGCGGTTACAGAAACAAGATCTATGTCATCCAGCCCAAGGCCATGAGGATCGAG AAGTCGTTTGACGCTCATCCCCGCAAGGAGAGTCAGGTGCGGCAGCTGGCCTGGGTCGGAGACGGCATCTGGGTGTCCATCCGACTGGACTCCACGCTCCGCTTGTTTCACGCCCACACCTACCAGCACCTCCAGGACGTGGACATCGAGCCCTACGTCAGCAAGATGTTGG gtacGGGTAAACTGGGCTTCTCCTTCGTGAGGATCACAGCCCTGGTGGTGTCCTGCAGCCGACTGTGGGTGGGGACGGGGAACGGCGTCATCATCTCCATCCCTCTGTCTGAAG CCAACCAGACGACGGGAACGGCGGCGGGCCGCCCCGGCAGTGCCGTGCGGGTGTACGGTGACGACGGATCGGACGGTGCCACACAGGGCGGCTTCGTGCCGTACTGCTCCATGGCGCACGCGCAGCTCTGTTTCCACGGACACCGGGATGCCGTCAAGTTTTTTGTCACAGTGCCGG GTCAGGCGATGCCGCCCCCAGGCGACTCCGGCTCCGATGACCCTCCGTCGGAATCCTCTGACGCAGCAACCTCCGAGCCCAGGACGTGCTTGGTCATGAGCGGCGGCGAGGGCTACATTGACTTCAGAATGG GTGATGAAGGCGGCGAGCTGGACGCTTTATCGGAGCCGGCAGCCAGCCAGCAGTCGCCCCCCACCAAGGCCGAGCAGAGCCACCTCATCGTGTGGCAGGTCACGGCCTCCCGTGATTGA
- the spag9a gene encoding sperm associated antigen 9a isoform X7 gives MELEDGVVYQDDPGTSAMMSERVSGLANSIYREFERLIGKYDEDVVKELMPLVVAVLENLDSVFAENQEHEVELELLKEDNEQLITQYEREKALRKHAEEKFIEFEDTHEQDKKDLQNHVDRKESHSRQLELKIKNYADQIGRLEERELELKKEYNSLHQRHSEMIHNYMEHVERIKLQQISETSESSAVARVRRERPLSLGIFPSPGGASPLIPDLLARAETPGTEGWRFIEPARSNTSFKDELSVLTGSKSPPPISCTASDGSSKGPEEQAAPGGGSASEGLPDNEKSSDVQDIIETTPELDMDVIGYKPCSTPTKGIENMAFDRNTESLFEELSSAGNDIIGDVDDGADLLGMGREVENLIQENSQLLETKNALNVVNKDLILKVDELTCEKEMLEGEMEAVLQAKSKLEDKNKEMEEELKKVRLEMEEAKHKTKEEEDSDVPTAQRKRFTRVEMARVLMERNQYKERLMELQEAVRWTEMIRASRENPTLTEKKKSSIWQFFSRLFSSSSSSPTMKKVESQSSMKYNAPGSMVKRSSTFSQFPTEKSKTFDFLNEEKDQCSSPSRKEQKRAQYRQVKAHMQKEDGRVTAHGWSLPSKYKVANGGQVENKMNLPVPVYLRPLDQKDASMKLWCAAGVNLCGGKTLPELMKQLKGSQSSLDQLEQESKDQEKGEQEKEVILQDEVSSKVWVCTSTHSSTKVMVLDAIQPSDLLDSFYACNTHIVCIASVPGVLETDYSAGEEAPQDPEAGQGDRVSLAGSVGSAGSDGAAATEGTTAVPQTAIAGVTDQPAEHSGISSSVELSRETSPAEGSVPTAEEATEANAGVGDEGEEEQGADPNQPGIYTEHVFTDPLGAGPTDPPLARAQRGCGYDGETSFPENPDPSDGEVLRMSSALPTMWLGAQNGCLYVHSSVARWRKCLHAIKLKDAILSIVHVKGRVLVALADGTLAIFHRGTDGQWDLTNYHLLDLGRPHHSIRCMAVVHDKVWCGYRNKIYVIQPKAMRIEKSFDAHPRKESQVRQLAWVGDGIWVSIRLDSTLRLFHAHTYQHLQDVDIEPYVSKMLGTGKLGFSFVRITALVVSCSRLWVGTGNGVIISIPLSEANQTTGTAAGRPGSAVRVYGDDGSDGATQGGFVPYCSMAHAQLCFHGHRDAVKFFVTVPGQAMPPPGDSGSDDPPSESSDAATSEPRTCLVMSGGEGYIDFRMGDEGGELDALSEPAASQQSPPTKAEQSHLIVWQVTASRD, from the exons ATGGAGCTGGAAGACGGAGTCGTGTACCAGGACGACCCGGGGACATCGGCGATGATGTCTGAGCGGGTGTCGGGCCTGGCCAACTCCATCTACCGCGAGTTCGAGAGGCTCATCGGCAAATACGACGAGGACGTGGTGAAGGAGCTGATGCCGCTGGTCGTGGCGGTGCTGGAGAACCTGGACTCGGTGTTCGCGGAGAACCAGGAGCACgaagtggagctggagctgctgaaggaggacAACGAGCAGCTCATCACCCAGTACGAGCGCGAGAAGGCGCTGAGGAAGCACGCGGAAGAG AAGTTCATCGAGTTCGAGGACACACACGAGCAGGATAAGAAGGACCTGCAGAACCATGTGGACCGAAAGGAGTCCCATTCACGGCAACTGGAACTCAAGATCAAGAACTACGCCGACCAGA TTGGCAGGTTAGAAGAACGTGAATTGGAGCTCAAGAAAGAATACAACTCACTCCACCAGCGACACTCCGAG ATGATCCATAACTACATGGAGCACGTGGAGAGGATCAAATTGCAGCAGATAAGTGAGACTTCGGAGTCGAGCGCAGTCGCCCGAGTCAG GAGAGAGCGGCCCCTGTCTCTGGGGATCTTCCCGTCCCCCGGTGGAGCGTCTCCGCTCATCCCCGACTTGCTGGCCAGGGCGGAGACCCCGGGCACGGAGGGCTGGAGGTTCATTGAGCCGGCGCGCTCCAACACCAGCTTCAAG GACGAGCTGTCGGTCCTCACCGGCTCCAAGTCGCCCCCCCCCATTTCCTGCACGGCCTCCGACGGGAGCAGCAAGGGCCCGGAGGAGCAGGCTGCACCGGGGGGCGGGTCCGCGTCAGAGG GTTTGCCTGACAATGAGAAGAGCTCAGATGTGCAGGACATCATTGAGACGACCCCCGAGCTGGACATGGATGTCATTGGATACAAACCCTGCAG CACTCCTACCAAAGGGATCGAGAACATGGCGTTTGACCGAAACACAGAATCTCTGTTTGAAGAGCTGTCCTCTGCAGGCAATGACATCATAGGGGACGTGGATGACGGGGCCGACCTGCTGG GAATGGGCCGGGAGGTTGAAAATCTCATTCAGGAGAATTCTCAGCTGCTTGAGACAAA GAATGCCCTGAACGTGGTGAACAAAGACCTGATATTGAAGGTGGACGAGTTGACCTGCGAGAAGGAGATgttggagggagagatggaggctgTGCTGCAGGCCAAGAGCAAGCTGGAGGACAAGaataaagagatggaggaggagctcaaAAA GGTTCGACTGGAGATGGAGGAAGCGAAACACAAAActaaagaggaagaagac AGCGATGTTCCCACGGCACAGAGGAAGCGCTTCACCCGAGTGGAGATGGCCCGCGTGCTGATGGAAAGGAACCAGTACAAAGAGCGACTGATGGAGCTGCAGGAAGCAGTGCGGTGGACGGAGATGATCAG GGCCTCGAGAGAAAATCCAACactcacagagaaaaagaaatccagcATCTGGCAGTT CTTCAGCAGACTGTTTAGCTCTTCCTCCAGTTCGCCCACTATGAAGAAGGTGGAGTCCCAGTCCAGCATGAAATACAACGCACCGGGCAGCAtggtgaagaggagcagcactTTCTCCCAGTTCCCTACAGAGAAGTCAAAGACTTTTGACTTCCTCAATGAAGA AAAGGACCAGTGCAGCTCGCCGTCGCGCAAAGAGCAGAAGAGAGCCCAGTACCGGCAGGTCAAGGCCCACATGCAGAAGGAGGATGGACGAGTCACGGCACACGGCTGGAGCCTGCCCAGCAAATACAAG GTGGCAAATGGTGGACAAGTGGAGAACAAAATGAACTTACCTGTACCAGTATACCTGAGACCTCTGGATCAGAAAGATGCTTCTATGAAG CTGTGGTGTGCTGCAGGGGTCAACCTCTGTGGGGGAAAGACATTACCAGAGCTCATGAAGCAGTTAAAGGGCTCTCAGAGTAGTCTGGACCAGTTGGAACAGGAGAGCAAG GACCAGGAGAAaggggagcaggagaaggaagtGATCCTTCAGGATGAGGTGTCCAGTAAGGTGTGGGTGTGCACCAGCACCCACTCCTCCACCAAGGTCATGGTGTTGGACGCCATTCAGCCCTCCGACTTACTCGACAGCTTCTACGCCTGCAACACCCACATCGTCTGCATTGCCAGCGTGCCGG GTGTCCTGGAGACGGATTATTCGGCAGGCGAAGAGGCACCTCAAGACCCGGAAGCCGGCCAAGGGGACAGAGTCTCACTGGCCGGCAGCGTGGGCTCAGCGGGCAGCGACGGCGCCGCGGCGACGGAGGGGACCACCGCCGTTCCCCAGACGGCCATCGCAGGTGTCACCGATCAGCCGGCTGAGCACAGTGGCATCTCCAGCTCAG TGGAGCTGTCCAGAGAGACCAGTCCAGCGGAGGGCAGCGTTCCGACGGCGGAGGAGGCCACGGAGGCTAACGCTGGCGTGGGcgacgagggagaggaggagcagggagcgGATCCCAACCAGCCGGGAATCTACACGGAGCATGTGTTCACCGACCCACTGGGGGCGGGGCCCACGGACCCCCCCTTGGCCCGCGCACAGAG GGGCTGCGGATATGATGGCGAGACTTCCTTTCCAGAAAACCCAGACCCTTCAGATGGGGAAGTCCTCAGGATGAGCAGCGCACTTCCCACCATGTGGCTGGGGGCTCAGAATGGATG TCTTTATGTGCACTCATCCGTGGCTCGATGGAGGAAGTGTCTTCATGCCATCAAGCTGAAAGACGCCATCCTCAGCATCGT GCACGTTAAAGGGAGAGTCCTGGTAGCTTTGGCCGATGGGACGTTAGCGATATTTCACAGAGGCACCG ACGGTCAGTGGGATTTAACCAACTACCACCTGTTGGATCTGGGTCGGCCTCACCACTCCATCCGCTGTATGGCCGTGGTCCATGACAAGGTGTGGTGCGGTTACAGAAACAAGATCTATGTCATCCAGCCCAAGGCCATGAGGATCGAG AAGTCGTTTGACGCTCATCCCCGCAAGGAGAGTCAGGTGCGGCAGCTGGCCTGGGTCGGAGACGGCATCTGGGTGTCCATCCGACTGGACTCCACGCTCCGCTTGTTTCACGCCCACACCTACCAGCACCTCCAGGACGTGGACATCGAGCCCTACGTCAGCAAGATGTTGG gtacGGGTAAACTGGGCTTCTCCTTCGTGAGGATCACAGCCCTGGTGGTGTCCTGCAGCCGACTGTGGGTGGGGACGGGGAACGGCGTCATCATCTCCATCCCTCTGTCTGAAG CCAACCAGACGACGGGAACGGCGGCGGGCCGCCCCGGCAGTGCCGTGCGGGTGTACGGTGACGACGGATCGGACGGTGCCACACAGGGCGGCTTCGTGCCGTACTGCTCCATGGCGCACGCGCAGCTCTGTTTCCACGGACACCGGGATGCCGTCAAGTTTTTTGTCACAGTGCCGG GTCAGGCGATGCCGCCCCCAGGCGACTCCGGCTCCGATGACCCTCCGTCGGAATCCTCTGACGCAGCAACCTCCGAGCCCAGGACGTGCTTGGTCATGAGCGGCGGCGAGGGCTACATTGACTTCAGAATGG GTGATGAAGGCGGCGAGCTGGACGCTTTATCGGAGCCGGCAGCCAGCCAGCAGTCGCCCCCCACCAAGGCCGAGCAGAGCCACCTCATCGTGTGGCAGGTCACGGCCTCCCGTGATTGA